One Lycium ferocissimum isolate CSIRO_LF1 unplaced genomic scaffold, AGI_CSIRO_Lferr_CH_V1 ctg5721, whole genome shotgun sequence DNA window includes the following coding sequences:
- the LOC132044982 gene encoding uncharacterized protein LOC132044982 — MLRACVIDFGGHWDQFLPLAEFAYNNSYHSSIEMAPFEALHGRRLHSPIGCLMHLRFVLVGKFSPRYIGPVEIVQRIGEVAYELDFSPGILGVHLVFHVSILKKHYLDSSHVIQWDSMLLDQNLTFEEELVAILDTHSKVEVPRDSFGKGLEEASFG, encoded by the exons atgttgcgggcctgcgtGATTGACTTTGggggtcattgggatcagttcttaccCTTGGCggagtttgcttacaacaatagttaccattcgAGCATTGagatggcaccgtttgaggCATTGCATGGTAGGAGGCTTCATTCTCCGATTGGttgtttgatgcatttgaggtttgTCCTTGTG GGCAAGTTTAGTCCGAGGTACATTGGCCCTGTTGAGATTGTTCAGCGCATTGGtgaggtagcctatgagttggattTTTCACCCGGTATATTAGGTGTTCATCTTGTATTTCACGTTTCGATTCTTAAGAAGCACTATTTAGATAGTTCTCATGTGATTCAGTGGGATTCTATGTTGCTTGATCAGAATTTGACCTTTGAGGAAGAGCTGGTTGCTATTCTAGATACAcattcgaaagttgaggtcccAAGAGATAGCTTCGGTAAGGGTTTAGAGGAAGCATCGTTCGGTTGA